The sequence CGGTGACGAAGGCGATGTTGCAGCGGCAGAGCGGGCAGCTGGAGTGCGACTTGAGCCACGTGTCGATGCACGGCAGGTGGAACGCGTGGCTGCACTTGGGCAGCAGCCGGAGGCTCTCGCCGTCTCGGAACTCGCCGAGGCAGACGGAGCAGTCGGTGCTGTCCACGAACCCGTCGCCGCGCTTGTACTTGCAGATCGTGATCTTGTTGATCAGGGTCTCGTCCAGCCCGTCCGGCGGCATGGCGCCCCACGGCACCTGAGCCCCTgaatcgccgccgccgccgccgccgccgccgccgccacggcCGCGGCCGCGGCCCCTGCGGGAACCGAAGACCATGTTCCGCAGGGAGCTGAAGGTGCCACAGTACTTGGAGATGACGGTGTAGTAGCTGACGAGGAGGAAGGCGCTGGCGAGCAGGCCGATGATGGCGATGACGAGGGGCGAGAAGGTGGGGCCGGAggagtcgtcgtcgccgccgccgccgccggggccgGCGATGTCGAAggccgggggcgggggcgggaagACGAAGTAGCACCACTGCGGGCAGTACATGCTGCACAGGCCCTGGGAGCAGTCCCTGGTTGGCTCATAGGGCAACCACGTCGGCTGCGGCCCAGCAATTGTCGCAGGAGGAGAAGACGCCACTGCCGCCATGGGAGACGACGGAAGCACACGGTGACAACAACCAACCCCGGCCGGTGGGCTGAAAGGGAAGGAAAGGATAAAGAAACAGAGCCCCAGTGCTTATAAATCTCAGCTACCTCTATCTCAAATATTGAGACAATCCCTCCTGAGACTGCCAGGctctagcagctcactggagaacgGCATTATCGTGAGTTTCTGCTCCAAAATCCAAATAATTGTGCCCATATGATATGATGGAAGCAAGAGAGGTAGCTACGGATTAGGTGCCTGTGCTCGTATCtacgcagctgagctttccaggagCTGGGAAATGTTGAGCGGAGAAGGGGGACACAGATCACGAGATGCTGCCAGCGTGAGCCATGAGCCGGCCTCCGAGGAATTGATGCTACGGAGTACACATCAGTGAGACCAAACCATACGCGACTCGGCGACTGGGTAGAGACTGACAGGGAGGGGGAAGTATTTCGCGAGCGGTAGAGGCGGACAGGGAGTGGGGGAGGAGGagatggtggtggtggttgggTGCTGGGCCGACGCTGCCGCTCTGCTTTCGTTTTCTTTTCCTCTCTGCAGCTGCCATTCATGGCCTCCCTTTACCTAGTTTGTCTCCCTTGGCAGACATGAGAaagggagtgctcggatgaaaggaCGACAGAAGTAGAAGTACGTGAATTCGGATGAAATAAATAGAGTTGTTTCAGCAACAATGCAATTTATTTCTCATGCCTCATAATTTTCTCCATCATGCTTGCATCCCATATCAGTCGTCGCCAATTTTCGAACCACGGCTTTTGCTGGCGGGAGGATGTTTTTGACAGCACGGCACGAGCTATCCCCAATTTGTACGCACAAATAGATCGATTTAAAGGGACGTTTGAATGTACTAGATCTAATAATtaattagctgctaaaattagttaAAGATATGTAAAAAGTCTACCTAATAGTTTATCTATTAGTTATTTTTAGCAAATTAGGTAATAGTTATCTAGTTATTTATTAGCTAGTCTAATTTCACTAGGAATTTACTCTTATATATTGTTTTTGGGCACTATAACAATTGAGTGCTTGCTAGATAGGTCCTTTCTTAAAAGAACCAAGCCGGAAAGCTATCGGTTACATTAATAAAAGAAGGTCTAGATTAGGCAAACAACAGAGTAACAATGAAAGACGGACTCATAGCTAGTTCGTGCTGAAAATTAGCTACAATTGGCTAGCTATTTGACTAACTAGTTACAACGTTAAGTAAAAATAGCTCACCTATTAGCTTTTCTGTCATATCCGCTATAGATAATTTTGACTGATTTTTAGCCATCTAACAGTTAGCTTTGTGCCAAACAGACCCTTAATCAACACAAAAGTCAGAGGTTATCTTTATTATCTAAAAATAGGTCACACTGGTCCTAGGTCTTGGTTGAAGCAACTCATGATAGGAGCCACTGATGAATATTGTAGAACTAGGCGACTAGACCACAAGTTAGTTTAATGCAATGGACCAGATCATCAAGGCCGAACTGATTCAACAGGCAGTGTGTTTATTTTCTTTTGGATGGCATGAACAAATCATTGCCAATCAGTGGGGTCAGCAGTGTGACAGCAACATGAAGCGAAGATGGTGACAGAAAAAAATTGGGGGCCATGCAGGCCAAGGGAGATGTGCAGTTCTATTCATTTGAAAGATTAAGGCCACCTAATTTTGGGTGCTTTTGATTTTGGAAGATGACCAGCAGAACAGTGCAAAACGACGCTCAATGTTTTCTCGTACTTATGTAACCACGGAAGTTCACCTAAGCATCAGCATCAGTGTGGAATACCATACAGGCGGGTGCAAATAGAGTGGAGAAAGAAAAGGCTATCGCCGTGCCAAAGAAAATAAAGTGAATGGAACTACAGCAGCTCGCTGAAGGCATAATAAACACATAAACAACTGCAGAAAAGAACTACTAAAAAAGCATTTGTACTATGGCAATATCTAATGCACCCGACAAGGTGATATCGAATGCATCCAGTAACAGCGTGCACACATCTTTTCTAACCCATCGTCTATTTCTATTATTCCGTCCATACCATTTTGTCCTTTTGTTTTTTTCTTCACAAAAAGATCTTATCAAGAATTTCACAACCCTGAATATAGTttatattttctcaaattttaagAGTTCCGACAGGAAACAGAATCAATTTAGTATTGACCAAATTCGTACCGCCACACCGTCAGAATGAAATTTATAGTTCCTGCACAGATCACAATTATtagctttattttattttgccttgTCATATCATGTGGACGCACGTAGTCAACTATGTTAATGGAAGATTGGTTGGAGTAGAAAGATATCATATATTGGAGAACACGAGGCAAACGATCATCATGTTGTCTTCTTTTCCCAAAACCACTAGTCACATTAATAAGGTCAGAGCATTCACTTGTGCTTTCATGTTAAGAACAAAGCAAGCTGTCCCAGAATATAAGGCGTGACTATTTTTTGTTCTTGTCCTATAATATAAGACGTGTTCTCTGTATACAAATGTATATCGATATAGTGTTATAGAGAGAATTAAATATATTCCTTGGTCTTTAAATCAGATGTGGTTGCCTTGTATACTGCAAAGTAAACTAACCCCATAATCATCTCTGTGCTGTAGATTTCAGGTTTGCGTCATATCAATCTGACCCAATATCGCACTTTGAAGTCTGCTGTTTTACTCCTCGAATGAGTTAGAGATGGACTCCACTCCTGCATTCCTCATTACCCACCTTAAGAGCTGACAACATGGAAAACTATTACGGTTAGAGTGAATCTTTTTTTTTTGATGAATCGGTTAGAGTGAATTCATGCTGTGATAAATAGCCGGTATATGCATAATGCTGCTTTAAGTGTAGCACTTTTCCCCTGTTTTTTTTTCTGGAAAAATCACGATTCTTTTTCTC is a genomic window of Zea mays cultivar B73 chromosome 5, Zm-B73-REFERENCE-NAM-5.0, whole genome shotgun sequence containing:
- the LOC103627577 gene encoding E3 ubiquitin-protein ligase Os04g0590900; this translates as MAAVASSPPATIAGPQPTWLPYEPTRDCSQGLCSMYCPQWCYFVFPPPPPAFDIAGPGGGGGDDDSSGPTFSPLVIAIIGLLASAFLLVSYYTVISKYCGTFSSLRNMVFGSRRGRGRGRGGGGGGGGGGDSGAQVPWGAMPPDGLDETLINKITICKYKRGDGFVDSTDCSVCLGEFRDGESLRLLPKCSHAFHLPCIDTWLKSHSSCPLCRCNIAFVTVGVGAVSPEPEPERRAPREDRDWRRDNPELVLTVGGPSSDPVRGAPQSQSQNAVSGSGGDDGQDALARKDCPERSEEGSGNAEIKEDCALPAVRAASSLSDTHREGRMSIADVLQASLEDELTMARESGLLAGSSGRCPCHGEHSKDGGRSGRAMPDAASKRLPAVGRSCFSSRSGRGKDSILPM